Proteins from a single region of Budorcas taxicolor isolate Tak-1 chromosome 11, Takin1.1, whole genome shotgun sequence:
- the PAQR8 gene encoding membrane progestin receptor beta, translated as MTTAILERLSTLSVSGQHLRRLPKILEDGLPKMPGTVPETDVPQLFREPYIRAGYRPTGHEWRYYFFSLFQKHNEVVNVWTHLLAALAVLLRFWAFVEAEGLPWASACTLPLLVYVLSSITYLTFSLLAHLLQSKSELSHYTFYFVDYVGVSVYQYGSALVHFFYASDQAWYEHFWLLFLPAAAFCGWLSCAGCCYAKYRYRRPYPVMRKICQVVPSGLAYVLDISPVVHRVVLCHLSGCQDPAAWYHTLQIIFFLVSAYFFSCPVPEKYFPGSCDIVGHGHQIFHTFLSVCTLSQLEAILLDYKGRQDIYLPRHSPLAIYLACLSFFLVVACSAATAAFLRQKIKARLAKKDS; from the coding sequence ATGACGACCGCCATCCTGGAGCGTCTGAGCACCCTGTCCGTGAGCGGGCAGCATCTGCGACGCCTGCCCAAGATCCTGGAGGATGGGCTGCCCAAGATGCCCGGCACCGTCCCCGAGACCGACGTGCCCCAGCTCTTCCGGGAGCCCTACATCCGCGCCGGGTACCGCCCCACCGGCCATGAGTGGCGCTACTACTTCTTCAGCCTCTTTCAGAAACACAACGAGGTGGTCAACGTCTGGACCCACCTGCTGGCGGCTCTGGCCGTCCTCCTGCGCTTCTGGGCCTTCGTGGAGGCCGAGGGCCTGCCGTGGGCGTCTGCCTGCACGCTGCCCCTGCTCGTCTACGTCCTGTCCTCCATCACGTACCTCACCTTCAGCCTCCTGGCCCACCTGCTGCAGTCCAAGTCGGAGCTGTCGCACTACACCTTCTACTTCGTGGACTACGTGGGCGTGAGCGTCTACCAGTACGGCAGCGCCCTGGTCCACTTCTTCTACGCCTCCGACCAAGCCTGGTACGAGCACTTCTGGCTCCTCTTCCTGCCCGCCGCCGCCTTCTGTGGCTGGTTGTCCTGCGCCGGCTGCTGCTACGCCAAGTACCGGTACCGGCGGCCCTACCCGGTCATGAGGAAGATCTGCCAGGTGGTGCCGTCCGGGCTGGCCTACGTCCTGGACATCAGCCCCGTGGTACATCGCGTGGTTCTCTGCCACCTGTCAGGCTGCCAGGACCCAGCGGCCTGGTACCACACCCTCCAGATCATCTTCTTCCTGGTCAGTGCCTACTTCTTCTCCTGCCCGGTTCCGGAGAAGTACTTCCCCGGTTCCTGTGACATCGTGGGCCACGGGCACCAGATCTTCCACACCTTTCTGTCTGTCTGCACACTCTCCCAGCTGGAGGCCATCCTCCTGGACTATAAGGGGCGGCAGGACATCTACCTGCCACGCCACAGCCCCCTGGCCATCTACCTGGCCTGCCTCTCCTTCTTCCTCGTGGTGGCCTGCAGTGCAGCTACTGCAGCCTTCTTGAGACAAAAAATCAAGGCCAGACTGGCCAAGAAAGATTCCTGA